A genomic region of Kribbella sp. NBC_00382 contains the following coding sequences:
- a CDS encoding ferredoxin reductase family protein, translating into MIHRRTVTTHVHGPAARAGWFLLYLEALLVPLVLTWLSLGPDDLKAGEAVALSLGLVAFSALVVAVILPARVSPLIAAFGIETILRIHRSIAKTATILVLLHLLAVLIEDPRGFSIFNLAHTTWAARAATCSTVALLLLVVLAITRPSRQPRYEGWRLVHNALAWIVLLTAWMHVWWLRHLMSMPLLAAWFFGTGLLVLALTVRRWLWLPLQARRRSYLVEEVRREPGDGVTLTIRADRHPGVPFNAGQFAWLKFGSTAFVFEEHPFSISSTAVRPHRKQFTIKALGDFTELLSALRPGRRVFLDGPYGGFTIEGHNGSAGFMMIAAGVGITPMLSMLRTLADRHDPRRHWLIVASRTADEMMLRPEIEDVRRRLNLKVVEVLSKPDPNWTGEVGRISTDLLTRHLPRNPSHLNYFLCGPAPMVHAVSHELAARGIPLRRIHTERFGAA; encoded by the coding sequence ATGATCCATCGAAGAACTGTCACCACGCACGTCCACGGACCGGCCGCGCGGGCCGGCTGGTTCCTGCTTTATCTCGAGGCACTGCTGGTGCCGCTCGTCCTCACCTGGCTGTCGCTCGGCCCCGATGATCTGAAGGCCGGCGAGGCGGTCGCGCTGAGCCTCGGGCTGGTTGCCTTCTCGGCCCTGGTGGTCGCGGTGATCCTGCCGGCCAGGGTGTCACCGCTGATCGCCGCGTTCGGGATCGAGACGATCCTCCGGATCCATCGGTCGATCGCCAAGACAGCAACGATTCTGGTGCTGCTGCACCTGCTCGCAGTACTGATCGAAGACCCGCGCGGCTTCTCCATCTTCAACCTGGCGCACACTACCTGGGCCGCTCGGGCAGCCACCTGTTCGACGGTTGCCTTGCTGCTCCTGGTCGTACTCGCGATCACCAGGCCGAGCCGCCAACCGCGGTACGAAGGTTGGCGACTGGTTCACAACGCGCTGGCGTGGATCGTGCTGCTGACGGCCTGGATGCACGTCTGGTGGTTGCGGCACCTGATGTCGATGCCGTTGCTGGCCGCCTGGTTCTTCGGCACAGGGCTGCTGGTGCTGGCGCTGACGGTACGCCGCTGGCTGTGGTTGCCCTTGCAGGCAAGGCGCCGCTCGTACCTGGTGGAGGAAGTACGGCGCGAGCCCGGCGACGGCGTCACCCTGACGATCCGGGCAGACCGGCATCCCGGCGTACCGTTCAACGCCGGGCAGTTCGCCTGGCTGAAGTTCGGCTCAACTGCCTTCGTCTTTGAGGAGCACCCCTTCAGCATCTCCTCAACAGCCGTCCGCCCTCACCGCAAACAATTCACCATCAAGGCCCTAGGCGACTTCACCGAGTTGCTGAGCGCGCTACGCCCAGGCCGCCGAGTGTTCCTGGACGGCCCCTACGGCGGGTTCACGATCGAAGGCCACAACGGCTCAGCCGGCTTCATGATGATCGCAGCCGGCGTAGGCATCACACCCATGCTCAGCATGCTCAGAACCCTCGCCGACCGCCACGACCCCCGCCGCCACTGGCTGATCGTCGCGTCGCGAACAGCCGACGAAATGATGCTCCGCCCCGAGATCGAGGACGTCCGGCGCCGCCTCAACCTCAAAGTCGTAGAAGTCCTCAGCAAGCCAGACCCGAACTGGACCGGCGAGGTCGGCCGAATCAGCACCGACCTACTGACCCGCCACCTGCCCCGCAACCCGTCCCACCTGAACTACTTCCTCTGCGGGCCGGCACCGATGGTCCACGCCGTCAGCCACGAGCTCGCTGCCCGTGGCATCCCGCTGCGCCGCATCCACACCGAACGCTTCGGTGCCGCCTAA
- a CDS encoding potassium channel family protein, with the protein MRVAIAGAGNVGRSIAAELLENGHEVLLIDKDPRAIKAESVPRAEWLLADACELSSLEEAALQRCQVAIASTGDDKTNLVVSLLAKTEFGVPRTVARVNHPRNEWMFNEAWGVDVSVSTPRIMSALVEEAVSVGDLVRLFTFRQGDANLVELTLPEDSPMIGLRVGDIDWPVDTALVTIIREGRVLRPDPEGTLELNDELLFVAADETEEQLEDMLSPHHRK; encoded by the coding sequence ATGCGGGTAGCCATCGCCGGCGCGGGCAACGTCGGGCGATCGATCGCGGCAGAACTGCTGGAGAACGGCCACGAGGTCCTGTTGATCGACAAGGACCCCCGGGCGATCAAGGCCGAGTCGGTGCCGCGGGCCGAGTGGTTGCTGGCGGATGCTTGCGAGCTGTCCTCGCTGGAGGAGGCGGCGCTGCAGCGGTGCCAGGTGGCGATCGCTAGTACTGGGGACGACAAGACCAACTTGGTCGTGTCGTTGCTGGCCAAGACCGAGTTCGGCGTGCCGCGGACTGTTGCGCGGGTCAACCATCCGCGGAACGAGTGGATGTTCAACGAGGCGTGGGGTGTGGACGTCTCGGTGTCCACGCCTCGGATCATGTCCGCGCTGGTTGAGGAAGCTGTCTCGGTCGGCGACCTGGTACGCCTGTTCACCTTCCGTCAGGGCGACGCGAACCTGGTCGAGCTGACCCTGCCCGAGGACTCCCCCATGATCGGCCTCCGCGTCGGCGACATCGACTGGCCGGTCGACACAGCACTGGTGACGATCATCCGCGAGGGCCGCGTCCTGCGCCCCGACCCGGAGGGCACGCTGGAACTGAACGACGAACTCCTCTTCGTCGCAGCGGACGAGACCGAGGAACAACTCGAAGACATGTTGTCTCCGCACCATCGGAAGTGA
- a CDS encoding potassium channel family protein: protein MHVVIMGCGRVGSTLARTLEKRGHTVAIIDQSADSFRRLSPNFSGRTVTGMGFDRDVLTEAGIEEAEAFAAVSNGDNSNILAARVARENFGVGNVVARIYDPGRAEVYQRLGIPTVGTVKWTVDQMIRRLLPSGSEPEWRDPSGTVRLAEVYVNSGWVGRLAMDIEKATGAKVAFLTRLGEGFMPKADTVIQEGDLVHVVMLEKDAAAIESQLGTKPEEL, encoded by the coding sequence GTGCACGTCGTCATCATGGGCTGCGGCCGCGTCGGGTCGACGCTCGCCCGGACGCTGGAGAAGCGCGGCCATACCGTCGCGATCATCGACCAGTCCGCCGACTCTTTCCGCCGGCTCAGCCCGAACTTCTCCGGTCGTACGGTGACCGGGATGGGCTTCGACCGCGACGTCCTGACCGAGGCCGGGATCGAGGAGGCCGAGGCGTTCGCGGCGGTCTCCAACGGCGACAACTCCAACATCCTGGCCGCGCGCGTCGCCCGGGAGAACTTCGGCGTCGGCAACGTCGTCGCCCGGATCTACGACCCGGGCCGGGCCGAGGTCTACCAGCGGCTCGGCATCCCCACCGTCGGCACGGTGAAGTGGACCGTCGATCAGATGATCCGGCGGTTGCTGCCGAGCGGTTCGGAGCCCGAGTGGCGCGATCCGTCTGGCACCGTCCGGCTGGCCGAGGTCTACGTGAACTCGGGCTGGGTCGGCCGGCTGGCGATGGACATCGAGAAGGCCACCGGCGCGAAGGTCGCGTTCCTGACCCGGCTCGGCGAAGGCTTCATGCCCAAGGCCGACACGGTGATCCAGGAAGGCGACTTGGTGCACGTGGTCATGCTGGAGAAGGACGCCGCCGCCATCGAGTCCCAACTAGGTACCAAGCCTGAGGAGCTGTGA
- a CDS encoding APC family permease — protein sequence MTPALGDIGKRILIGRKLRSAQLGETLLPKKIALPVFASDALSSVAYAPDEIFLTLSVAGLAAYSFSWKIGLLVVFVMLVVVASYRQNVHAYPSGGGDYEVATVNVGPTAGLTVASALMVDYVLTVAVSISSGVQNAKSALPFLAGHETPLAVTLVLILTALNLRGVRESGALFAIPTYIFMASIIGMAIWGFIRLSAGNLPLADSAQFDIAPETGHEIFGGLAGAFLLARAFSSGCAALTGVEAISNGVPAFRKPKSKNAATTLLLLGTIAVTMLMSILFLASKIRLRYAEDPATQLLQNGQPVGDSYTQKTVIGQIGDSVFSNFSPGFYLVIGATMLILVLAANTAFNGFPVLASILAKDGYLPKQLHTRGDRLAYSNGIILLALCAVGLIIAFNAEVTKLIQLYIVGVFVSFTLSQFGMIRHWTRHLKTETNGAKRAQMMRSRVINAIGLTMTGLVLVIVLLTKFTHGAYIAIIAMAVLFLLMKGIRRHYDTVGREMAVDADDSLMLPARVHSIVLVSKLHKPTLRALAFAKAARPYMLEAVTVDVDREESEQLQAEWDSRDIPVPLKRLASPYREITRPIVQYVRDIRRQSPRDVVMVYIPEYVVGHWWEHILHNQSALRLKGRLLFTPGVMVTSVPYQLISSQAAEERQDREERVAGQVRRGARKSSGDR from the coding sequence GTGACTCCCGCTCTAGGCGACATCGGCAAACGCATCCTCATCGGACGCAAGCTGCGCAGCGCGCAGCTCGGCGAGACGCTGCTCCCGAAGAAGATCGCGCTCCCCGTGTTCGCCAGTGACGCTCTGTCATCGGTCGCGTACGCGCCGGACGAGATCTTCCTGACCCTGTCCGTGGCCGGTCTGGCGGCCTACTCGTTCTCCTGGAAGATCGGCCTGCTGGTCGTCTTTGTGATGCTCGTCGTGGTCGCGTCGTACCGGCAGAACGTGCACGCCTACCCGTCCGGCGGCGGCGACTACGAGGTTGCCACTGTCAACGTCGGGCCGACCGCCGGTCTGACGGTGGCGAGCGCGTTGATGGTCGACTACGTGCTGACCGTGGCCGTGTCGATCTCGTCGGGGGTACAGAACGCGAAGTCCGCGCTGCCGTTCCTGGCCGGCCACGAGACCCCGCTGGCCGTGACGCTGGTCCTGATCCTGACGGCGCTGAACCTGCGCGGAGTACGCGAATCGGGCGCGCTGTTCGCGATCCCGACGTACATCTTCATGGCCTCGATCATCGGGATGGCGATCTGGGGCTTCATCCGGCTCAGCGCGGGGAACCTGCCGCTGGCCGACAGTGCGCAGTTCGACATCGCGCCGGAGACGGGGCACGAGATCTTCGGTGGTCTGGCCGGGGCGTTCCTGCTCGCCCGGGCGTTCTCCTCGGGGTGTGCCGCGTTGACCGGTGTCGAGGCGATCAGCAACGGCGTACCGGCGTTCCGCAAGCCGAAGAGCAAGAACGCGGCGACCACGCTGCTACTGCTCGGCACGATCGCCGTGACGATGCTGATGAGCATCTTGTTCCTGGCCAGCAAGATCAGGCTCCGGTACGCCGAGGATCCCGCGACCCAGCTGCTCCAGAACGGGCAGCCGGTCGGCGACAGCTACACCCAGAAGACGGTGATCGGCCAGATCGGCGACTCGGTCTTCTCCAACTTCTCGCCCGGCTTCTACCTGGTGATCGGCGCGACCATGCTGATCCTGGTGCTGGCCGCGAACACGGCATTCAACGGCTTCCCGGTACTGGCCTCGATCCTGGCCAAGGACGGCTACCTGCCCAAGCAGCTGCACACCCGTGGCGACCGGCTTGCCTACAGCAACGGCATCATCTTGCTGGCGCTCTGCGCGGTCGGCCTGATCATCGCCTTCAACGCCGAGGTGACGAAGCTGATCCAGCTCTACATCGTCGGGGTGTTCGTCTCCTTCACGCTCAGCCAGTTCGGCATGATCCGGCACTGGACCAGGCACCTGAAGACCGAGACGAACGGCGCCAAGCGCGCGCAGATGATGCGCTCCCGGGTGATCAACGCGATCGGCCTGACCATGACCGGGCTGGTCCTGGTCATCGTGCTGCTGACCAAGTTCACCCACGGCGCCTACATCGCGATCATCGCGATGGCCGTGCTGTTCCTGCTGATGAAGGGCATCCGCCGGCACTACGACACGGTCGGCCGCGAGATGGCAGTCGACGCCGACGACTCGCTGATGCTGCCGGCCCGGGTGCACTCGATCGTGCTCGTCTCCAAGCTCCACAAGCCGACCCTGCGAGCACTGGCCTTCGCCAAGGCGGCCCGGCCCTACATGCTCGAGGCAGTGACGGTCGATGTCGACCGGGAGGAGTCGGAGCAACTCCAGGCCGAGTGGGACTCCCGGGACATCCCGGTACCGCTCAAGCGGCTCGCGTCGCCGTACCGGGAGATCACTCGCCCCATCGTGCAGTACGTTCGAGACATCCGGCGGCAGTCACCGCGGGATGTGGTCATGGTCTACATCCCGGAGTACGTCGTCGGGCACTGGTGGGAGCACATCCTGCACAACCAGAGCGCACTACGGCTCAAGGGACGGCTCTTGTTCACACCTGGTGTGATGGTTACGTCCGTTCCGTACCAGCTGATCTCGTCCCAGGCAGCTGAGGAGCGGCAGGACCGTGAGGAACGCGTAGCCGGCCAAGTACGGCGCGGCGCGCGCAAGAGTTCAGGAGACCGGTGA
- a CDS encoding class I SAM-dependent RNA methyltransferase, which yields MTAEQIVGTLLELEVGPVAHGGHCVARYEGQVVFVRHALPGELVHARVTEQTSKYLRADAVQVLTPSPQRIEPPCPFAGPGRCGGCDFQHANIVEQRRLKATVVSDTLRRIGGIERNIVMESPGDDGLGWRTRMRYAVVGGRPGMRAHRSHDLVQIDKCLIAHPGTPDVLHEQWPDATSVKAVVSSEGKTAVLTDDNSGGRVVEVVRNRRFRVEANGFWQAHPAAPETLVDAVLAGLEPRSGETALDLYSGVGLFAAFLAEAGCAVLAVEGSKDAVKNARRNLHDLPAVTLEAGDVGKVLNNAAGQGLESVDLVVLDPPRTGAGKDVVRRIAALSPRKIAYVACDPAALARDLKTFGELDYGVSSLRAFDLFGMTHHIECVAVLEPRPA from the coding sequence GTGACGGCTGAGCAGATCGTCGGGACGCTACTGGAGCTGGAAGTAGGGCCAGTAGCTCACGGCGGGCACTGTGTCGCGCGCTACGAGGGCCAAGTGGTCTTCGTGCGGCACGCGCTACCAGGTGAACTGGTGCACGCCCGTGTGACCGAGCAGACCAGCAAGTACCTCCGCGCGGACGCAGTACAGGTACTGACGCCCTCACCGCAGCGGATCGAACCGCCCTGCCCGTTTGCCGGGCCTGGCCGGTGCGGCGGTTGCGACTTCCAGCACGCCAACATCGTCGAGCAGCGGCGGCTGAAGGCGACCGTGGTGTCGGACACGCTGCGGCGGATCGGCGGCATCGAGCGGAACATCGTCATGGAGTCGCCTGGCGACGACGGCCTCGGGTGGCGGACCAGGATGCGGTACGCCGTAGTCGGCGGCCGGCCCGGGATGCGTGCGCACCGGTCGCATGACCTGGTGCAGATCGACAAGTGCCTGATCGCCCACCCGGGTACTCCGGACGTACTGCATGAGCAGTGGCCGGACGCTACGTCGGTGAAGGCAGTGGTGTCGTCGGAGGGCAAGACGGCGGTACTGACCGACGACAACTCCGGTGGGCGAGTAGTGGAGGTCGTGCGGAACAGGCGCTTCCGGGTGGAGGCCAATGGGTTCTGGCAGGCACACCCGGCCGCTCCCGAGACGCTGGTGGACGCAGTACTGGCTGGGCTGGAGCCGCGCTCTGGTGAGACCGCTCTGGACCTGTACTCCGGCGTGGGGCTGTTTGCTGCGTTCCTGGCCGAGGCGGGGTGCGCAGTACTGGCTGTCGAGGGCAGCAAGGATGCAGTGAAGAACGCGCGTCGGAACCTGCATGACCTGCCGGCGGTGACGCTCGAGGCCGGTGATGTCGGCAAGGTACTGAACAACGCGGCCGGGCAAGGGCTGGAGTCGGTCGACCTGGTCGTGCTCGACCCACCGCGGACGGGGGCCGGCAAGGACGTCGTACGGCGTATCGCGGCGCTCTCGCCTCGCAAGATCGCGTATGTCGCGTGCGACCCGGCGGCGCTGGCGCGCGACCTGAAGACGTTCGGGGAGCTGGACTACGGGGTGAGCTCGCTGCGGGCGTTCGATCTGTTCGGGATGACGCATCACATAGAGTGCGTGGCCGTGCTCGAACCGCGACCTGCCTAG
- a CDS encoding LLM class F420-dependent oxidoreductase: MLLRIFTEPQQGATYDDLLAVARRTEECGFDAFFRSDHYLAMGDGDGLPGSTDAWITLAGLARDTSRIKLGTLVSPVTFRHPGVLAISVAGVDQMSGGRVELGLGAGWFEAEHQAYGLDFPDTPGRFDLLEEQLELITGLWDTPVGEKYNFDGEHYQIKDSPALPKPVQQPHPPIIVGGAGKKRTPALTAKYASEFNAGFRSVEETKALFDRVHAACEVAGRDPKTLTLSTAHTVVVGKDDAEVRRRAAVVGRDPENPGDGSIVGTPAQIVDHLGRLAAAGSQTHYLQVLDLADLDHLDLLASDVLSQVS, translated from the coding sequence ATGTTGCTCAGGATCTTCACCGAACCCCAGCAAGGTGCCACCTACGACGATCTGCTGGCGGTCGCCCGCAGGACGGAGGAGTGCGGTTTCGACGCGTTCTTCCGCTCAGACCACTACCTCGCGATGGGCGATGGCGACGGCCTGCCCGGCTCGACCGACGCGTGGATCACGTTGGCCGGACTGGCTCGCGATACCAGCCGCATCAAGCTCGGTACGTTGGTCAGCCCGGTCACCTTCCGCCATCCCGGCGTACTGGCGATCTCGGTCGCGGGGGTGGATCAGATGAGTGGCGGCCGGGTGGAGCTCGGTCTCGGTGCGGGCTGGTTCGAAGCTGAGCACCAGGCGTACGGACTCGACTTCCCGGACACGCCCGGGCGCTTCGACCTGCTGGAGGAGCAGCTGGAGCTGATCACGGGTCTGTGGGACACGCCGGTGGGGGAGAAGTACAACTTCGACGGCGAGCACTACCAGATCAAGGACTCGCCGGCGCTCCCGAAGCCGGTCCAGCAGCCGCATCCGCCGATCATCGTCGGCGGCGCGGGCAAGAAGCGGACGCCTGCCCTCACCGCGAAGTACGCGTCCGAGTTCAACGCCGGCTTCCGCAGTGTTGAGGAGACCAAGGCACTCTTCGACCGCGTCCATGCAGCCTGCGAGGTAGCCGGCCGGGATCCCAAGACGCTCACGCTGTCGACCGCACACACCGTTGTCGTGGGCAAGGATGACGCCGAGGTACGCCGGCGCGCGGCCGTCGTCGGTCGCGACCCGGAGAACCCTGGCGACGGCTCCATCGTCGGTACTCCGGCGCAGATCGTCGACCACCTCGGACGGCTCGCGGCAGCCGGTTCGCAGACCCACTACCTCCAGGTGCTCGACCTCGCCGACCTGGATCACCTCGACCTGCTCGCATCGGACGTCCTGTCGCAGGTCTCCTGA
- a CDS encoding LLM class flavin-dependent oxidoreductase, with product MLLRIFTEPQQGATYDDLLAVARKTEECGFDAFFRSDHYLAMEGWDGLPGPTDSWITLAGLARETSRIKLGTPRADRRRSPAPLLLATLFRVRVPKSE from the coding sequence ATGCTGCTCAGGATCTTCACCGAACCGCAGCAGGGCGCCACGTACGACGATCTGCTCGCAGTTGCCCGCAAGACGGAGGAGTGCGGATTCGACGCGTTCTTCCGGTCGGACCACTACCTGGCGATGGAGGGCTGGGACGGTCTGCCGGGTCCGACGGACTCGTGGATCACGCTGGCCGGGCTGGCCCGCGAGACGAGCCGGATCAAGCTCGGTACACCTCGAGCTGATCGCCGCAGAAGTCCTGCCCCACTTCTCCTAGCAACGCTATTCCGAGTTAGAGTGCCTAAGTCGGAATAA
- a CDS encoding Fic family protein, which produces MAADAATGTSEDRKLTEVVTMRPPLIAELEVRLAPAVSAAAETCVREIVALDHSHGADLKGLETLLMRTESVASSKIERIEASVDDFARALHGVRSNASATSMVAAADALVTMINSVESGADIEVKHLLKAHRALMIDDQHERAYAGRLRDMQNWIGGSDYSPRIAWFVPPAADTVEEHLEDLVSFANRDDLPVLAQAAIVHAQFESIHPFTDGNGRIGRALINAVLRRRGATRQVVVPLASALVARRDEYFGLLTDYRAGRIEPIISAFSAAAAIAARESQLTAGRILTMPEVWRLVITARRGSAAARLLDGLVAAPVFSADDAVQAIGGSTSSVYSAIEQLHEGGVIRPLTRRVRDQVWGASDVLDEVELLGARIAAAFVQ; this is translated from the coding sequence TTGGCGGCAGACGCAGCGACGGGGACGTCCGAGGACCGGAAGCTGACCGAAGTGGTCACCATGCGGCCGCCACTGATCGCGGAGTTGGAGGTCCGGTTGGCCCCCGCGGTGAGCGCGGCCGCGGAGACCTGCGTGCGCGAGATCGTCGCGCTCGATCATTCGCACGGCGCCGACCTGAAGGGTCTGGAGACGCTGCTGATGCGGACCGAGTCCGTTGCGTCGTCCAAGATCGAGCGGATCGAGGCCTCCGTCGACGACTTCGCGCGGGCGCTGCACGGGGTCCGGTCGAACGCGTCCGCGACGTCGATGGTCGCCGCGGCGGACGCGCTGGTGACGATGATCAACTCGGTCGAGAGTGGCGCCGACATCGAGGTGAAGCATCTTTTGAAGGCGCACCGGGCGCTGATGATCGACGACCAGCACGAGCGTGCTTACGCCGGCCGTCTCCGGGACATGCAGAACTGGATCGGTGGCAGCGACTACTCGCCCCGGATCGCTTGGTTCGTGCCACCGGCCGCGGACACCGTCGAGGAACACCTCGAAGACCTGGTCTCGTTCGCGAATCGCGACGACTTGCCGGTACTGGCCCAGGCGGCCATCGTGCACGCGCAGTTCGAGTCGATCCATCCCTTCACCGACGGCAACGGGCGGATCGGCCGTGCGCTGATCAACGCGGTATTGCGACGCCGCGGCGCGACCCGGCAGGTCGTGGTGCCACTCGCGTCAGCGCTCGTTGCGCGGCGCGACGAGTACTTCGGCTTGTTGACCGACTACCGCGCGGGCCGGATCGAGCCGATCATCTCGGCGTTCTCGGCAGCGGCGGCCATCGCGGCGCGCGAGTCGCAGCTCACCGCCGGCCGGATCCTGACGATGCCCGAGGTCTGGCGGTTGGTGATCACCGCGCGCCGGGGGAGTGCGGCGGCCAGATTGCTGGACGGCCTCGTGGCTGCTCCGGTGTTCTCCGCCGATGACGCTGTCCAGGCGATCGGCGGGTCGACGAGCAGTGTCTATTCAGCGATCGAACAGCTGCATGAGGGTGGTGTGATCCGGCCCCTCACCCGGCGCGTCCGCGATCAGGTGTGGGGCGCGTCCGACGTACTCGATGAAGTGGAACTCCTCGGCGCGCGGATCGCGGCCGCGTTCGTGCAGTGA